In Botrytis cinerea B05.10 chromosome 6, complete sequence, the following proteins share a genomic window:
- the Bcfcy1 gene encoding Bcfcy1: MASLSDQEAFAIAVEEAKIGYEEGGVPIGAALVSRDGKLLGRGHNMRVQKGSAIHHGETSALENSGRLPASAYKGSTMYTTLSPCDMCTGACLLYGISRVVVGENNTFLGGEAYLKQRGIEVVNMQSKECQELMEKFISEKPELWNEDIGVEKRVHTKE, translated from the exons ATGGCTTCCCTGAGTGACCAAGAAGCCTTTGCAATTGCAGTCGAAGAAGCCAAGATTGGTTATGAAGAAGGTGGCGTCCCG ATTGGTGCAGCTTTAGTCTCAAGAGATGGGAAATTGTTGGGCCGGGGCCATAATATGAGAGTCCAGAAGGGGAGTGCTATTCATCAT GGAGAGACATCCGCTCTAGAGAATTCGGGTCGCCTCCCTGCCTCAGCTTATAAGGGGTCCACCATGTATACAAC ATTGTCTCCATGTGATATGTG CACGGGAGCATGTCTTTTGTACGGGATATCACGAGTCGTCGTGGGTGAGAACAATACTTTCCTCGGCGGCGAAGCATACTTGAAGcaaagaggaattgaagttgtCAACATGCAAAGCAAAGAGTGCCAggaattgatggaaaagtTCATCAGTGAGAAGCCAGAATTGTG GAACGAAGATATCGGGGTCGAGAAGAGGGTCCACACCAAGGAATGA